A genomic segment from Gossypium hirsutum isolate 1008001.06 chromosome D04, Gossypium_hirsutum_v2.1, whole genome shotgun sequence encodes:
- the LOC107898482 gene encoding KS1 protein, translating to MRKGRGKAKKPTIVSSREDPGSGEDEKIPESKRRGRPQKQSKDDVDEDDAEKKEEDGEDVKGSVPIKEMKSQAATENRRKRKRSRQAKENLDSVKKENCITAKSSTDDSSKSVGYRQNASRRKSKPRRAAEAVVECK from the coding sequence ATGAGAAAAGGCAGAGGAAAAGCAAAGAAGCCGACTATTGTTTCTTCTCGTGAAGATCCTGGAAGTGGTGAAGATGAAAAGATTCCAGAATCTAAGAGAAGAGGAAGGCCGCAAAAGCAATCGAAGGATGATGTTGATGAAGATGACGcagagaagaaagaagaagacgGGGAAGATGTGAAAGGTTCTGTTCCCATCAAAGAGATGAAAAGTCAGGCTGCTACCGAGAACAGAAGGAAGAGGAAAAGGTCAAGGCAGGCAAAAGAAAACTTAGATTCAGTCAAGAAAGAAAATTGTATTACAGCAAAATCGAGCACTGATGATTCATCAAAATCTGTTGGCTATCGACAAAATGCTAGCAGGCGCAAAAGCAAGCCTCGACGGGCTGCTGAAGCTGTCGTTGAATGCAAGTGA